A DNA window from Streptomyces sp. CA-278952 contains the following coding sequences:
- a CDS encoding DUF4230 domain-containing protein translates to MTSSDVTTEPAPHGDRTRDIRRSRRWPMVLGVAAAVLVLLFAGSRLSLLPGLDDLFGEETHDRSGPAVLKSIQDMSAYEAASGNFQVVVDLEKDAKFVPDALRGTRTLFVGAGTVGASVDLGKVTGSGVVVNEDRTTAELRLPHAVLGKPALDPDRSYAVSKQRGLLDRLGDLVSDNPGSEQAVNQLAVHHISRAAKESELIARAEKNTADMLKGLLGSLGFERVTVRYGDDQE, encoded by the coding sequence ATGACGTCCAGCGACGTAACCACAGAGCCCGCGCCGCACGGCGACAGAACGCGCGACATCCGCCGCTCCCGTAGGTGGCCGATGGTCCTCGGCGTCGCCGCGGCCGTGCTGGTCCTGCTGTTCGCCGGCAGCAGGCTCAGCCTGCTGCCGGGTCTCGACGACCTCTTCGGCGAGGAGACCCACGACCGGTCGGGCCCCGCCGTGCTCAAGTCGATCCAGGACATGAGCGCGTACGAGGCCGCCTCGGGCAACTTCCAGGTCGTCGTCGATCTGGAGAAGGACGCGAAGTTCGTTCCCGACGCCCTGCGCGGCACCCGTACCCTGTTCGTCGGTGCGGGCACGGTCGGCGCCTCCGTCGACCTGGGCAAGGTCACCGGGAGCGGCGTCGTGGTGAACGAGGACCGCACCACCGCCGAACTCCGGCTGCCGCACGCGGTGCTGGGCAAACCGGCCCTCGATCCCGACCGCTCCTACGCCGTGTCCAAACAGCGCGGTCTCCTCGACCGGCTGGGCGACCTCGTCTCCGACAATCCCGGCAGTGAGCAGGCGGTCAACCAGCTCGCCGTTCACCACATCTCACGAGCGGCGAAGGAGAGCGAACTGATCGCCCGCGCGGAGAAGAACACCGCCGACATGCTGAAGGGGCTGCTCGGCTCCCTCGGCTTCGAGCGCGTCACGGTCCGGTACGGCGACGACCAGGAGTGA
- a CDS encoding lytic polysaccharide monooxygenase auxiliary activity family 9 protein: protein MHAKRKTALAVGALLAPVLALSLPASSASAHGYISNPPSRQAQCAAGTVSCGAITYEPQSVEGPKGLTSCSGGNSGFADLDDDSKGWSVTPVNRSQQFEWKLTARHSTSTWQYFAGGEKIAEFDDGGARPGATVTHQVDFGDKTGRQKVLAVWNIADTPNAFYACIDVNVG from the coding sequence ATGCACGCGAAAAGGAAGACCGCACTCGCCGTCGGCGCCCTGCTCGCCCCGGTCCTCGCCCTGAGTCTTCCGGCGAGCTCCGCCAGTGCCCACGGCTACATCTCCAACCCGCCGAGCAGGCAGGCGCAGTGTGCCGCCGGCACGGTCAGCTGCGGTGCGATCACGTACGAACCGCAGAGCGTCGAGGGCCCCAAGGGGCTCACCAGTTGCAGCGGCGGAAACAGCGGCTTCGCCGACCTGGACGACGACTCCAAGGGCTGGTCGGTCACTCCGGTGAACCGTTCCCAGCAGTTCGAGTGGAAGCTCACCGCGCGCCACTCGACCAGCACCTGGCAGTACTTCGCGGGCGGCGAGAAGATCGCCGAATTCGACGACGGTGGCGCGCGACCCGGCGCGACCGTGACCCACCAGGTCGACTTCGGCGACAAGACCGGCCGGCAGAAGGTGCTCGCCGTCTGGAACATCGCGGACACCCCGAACGCCTTCTACGCCTGCATCGACGTCAACGTCGGCTAG